The Arachis duranensis cultivar V14167 chromosome 9, aradu.V14167.gnm2.J7QH, whole genome shotgun sequence genomic sequence AATCACATAACAGAATAAGAAACCTATGAAGTGGTAAAAGGGTCACCAAGAAAACAATGACACAGTAGTAGACCATGCTGAAATCTATCATAGAGATGTTTAGAGTAAAAATATGGCAAGTTTAGAATTCAGTTAATGGTATGAAGATGCAATATGAACGTACAGTCATAAACACATTGTATGAAAGAAACAAATGGTGCTTACCAGGTTTTGGAAAGCATTGTGGGAATTCTTTCACATCAAAAAGTCCATCCCCAAATTCATATGCTAAATCACAAGGCTGCTCAGTTGACATAACTTCCTTAATGTCTCTCGGTGCAAAATACAAAGGAGCGAAAGAGTCAGCAAATGGGGCCAAAATTGATCCACCTGGGTGGTTGTGAAATTCAGAAAAAGATGTTAATAGCAAGGACAATCAAGTATAACCTTGTAACCATGATGCACCCACAACCCATAAGGGCACCCCCaaagaacaaaataataaaaaaggtcGATCAACTCAAATACATTCCTCAAAGATCAGCATATTTAAAGGAAGACTAACATTTGAAACCTTCAATCTCCAACTATAGTTCTATAGCCTTTAAAAGTAGCAGAGGAATCAACCAGAGCcttcaaataaattttacaagAGCAAAGAGCAAAAAGGAATTGTGAGTTTACCTTTCTGTAGGAATTTATCCAGGAAAGTGGCATCGGTCCTATGACACAAATGTTCAAAATTGATAACCTTAGCTTTTAAAGATTAAGAGGGGCTAAATATGGAAGGAGAATTACACACACaaacactctctctctctttcacacacacacaatttttttttcttttcttttcaaccaAAAAAGATACATTCAAGTACAATAGTAGAAGAACTTTTGCAAGCCGAAGCTATTAAAAAGCAGAGAAAGAAACAGTTCCTAATTCAactaggaaaaagaaaaaagtccaTAGGCCTTTTCATGGGGACTGTATATTATAATTCATTTCCATTTTGCTCCTCTCCAAGAACAGCATGGAGTAATGGGGAACAGAATGCATTCGTTGCTCCTCTTCAAGCATCACATCATCTTTGTTGGAGTTGGATGCACTTTTCTTTACAAGCTTTGAATCCTCATATCGCGAACCTGCTATCTGCCAAGCGATTGATACAAGTCTGCAAAAATCTCCCAAAGATGTACACTCTCGTACTTAGTAAAGATCAATTTGGAATACAATTTTAAGTTACTGAATATAAG encodes the following:
- the LOC107463673 gene encoding uncharacterized protein LOC107463673 encodes the protein MFRSVSRRNAWSGLIPSEYTFMVEYDSSLNYDYYMFRIPNHVLKLKKDALIILLKNINQITLKFEIAETSAKFFSISVSSLVSIAWQIAGSRYEDSKLVKKSASNSNKDDVMLEEEQRMHSVPHYSMLFLERSKMEMNYNIQSPSLLLTSFSEFHNHPGGSILAPFADSFAPLYFAPRDIKEVMSTEQPCDLAYEFGDGLFDVKEFPQCFPKPVKHPYPFNDQLVIYIRHIGPGVCIGQAWQEGTKIEQVPRKLCSEILMVKDYRSL